CGATGACGCGACGGGGGAAGATCCCGAGGACGTCGTACGCAGCGTCGGTGGTGACGTCACCGAGAACGCCGACGCGACCGCGGAAGTAGAGGGCTGAGGCCGGCATGCCGATCTCCTTCGACGTCGACCGGATCAGGTCCGACGTCATGAAGATGCTGCCGAGGGCGCCGAGGGACTCGCGCCAGGGGTTCACGGGGGCCATACCTGCACCGTAGCCGCCCTGTGACCTACGCCGCACAGCCGCACCACTAGGCTAGGTCGGACTTCTTCCCCCGAGGAGTCACCTTGCTCGTCCTGCGCCTCATCGCCGCCAACTGCGCTCTCGTCGCGGCCTGGCTCGGCACGCTCTTCCTGCTCGGATTCCGGGCGATCCCGATGCAGCTCGCGCTGCTCGCGCTCGGCGTCGTGACGTCGTCCATCCTCGTCTCGAAGGCGATCCTGGACCGTGAACGGCAGCGCGGACAGGCGACACCGCCGCCGGAGTCCCTGGCTGCGGCCGAGGCCTGACCACCCGGGCGCATCCTCGGCGTGCCGAGGGTCAGTGCGGCTGCCAGGCGTCGTCGTCCTTCGTGAGGGACTCGACGCCGTCGGGGAGCCGACCGTCGGCGAGGTGCTGGATCGTCACCGACTCGAAGACCTCCCGCAGGCTGGCGCGCGCGGCGATCCACACGTACTGGAGCACCTCGGCAGAGCCGCTGTACGAGACGGCCTCCGGCCGCAGCCCGTACACGCTGACGAGCGGACCGTCGACCGCGCGGATCACGTCGGCCACCGAGATGTCGCTCGCCTCGCGCGCAAGCCTCCAGCCGCCCGACTGCCCACGCTGGCTGACCACGATGCCCGCTCGTCGGAGGTCGGCCAGGATCGCCTGCAGGAACCCGTGCGGGATCTCCTGCTTGCGCCCGATCTCCTCCGCGGAGACAGGGGAGGAATCGTCTCGGCCGGCGATCTCGATGAGACCG
Above is a genomic segment from Mumia sp. Pv4-285 containing:
- a CDS encoding RrF2 family transcriptional regulator, producing the protein MRVSTKSDYALRGLIEIAGRDDSSPVSAEEIGRKQEIPHGFLQAILADLRRAGIVVSQRGQSGGWRLAREASDISVADVIRAVDGPLVSVYGLRPEAVSYSGSAEVLQYVWIAARASLREVFESVTIQHLADGRLPDGVESLTKDDDAWQPH